The region CCCGGCGTCCGGCGGCGATCATTTCAGCGGCGGTGCCGCCCTTGCTGACTTTCTTGAGTACTTCGTCGTCGCCGCTTTCGACGCCCAGATAGATGATTTGCAGGCCGGCCGCCTTGAGGGCCGCCAGTTCGTCGGGCTTTTTGCGCAGGATATCCTGCGGCCCGCCGTAGCAGGTTACGCGGGAGAGTTTGGGGAAGGCGGCGCGCAGTTTGGCAAGGATGGCGAGCAGGCGGTCGGTTTTGAGGACTAACGCGTTGCCGTCGGCGAGGAAGATACGCCTTGTCTCCGGCCAGTAGCGTGACGCTTTGTCGATGAGGGACGCAACTTCTTCGTCGGGGCGGGCCCGGAATTGCACCTCACGGTACATGCCGCAGAAGGAGCAGGCGTTATGGGAACAGCCGATGGTTACTCTCAGGATGAGGCTGTTGGCTTCGGAAGGGGGGCGAAATACCATGCCTTCGGCGTTGTCGAAATACATTGGTTTATTATCCTCCGGAATTTGTTTACATTCTTAGCGGGTGGCGCCGAGGAGTTTTTCCTTAAGTTTGTGGTAGGCGGCCGTGAAGTGCGGCCCGTTCTGGGCTTCGCGGTGGTCGAAGCCGTAAGCTCGACGGCTTACTGCGAGCACCGGCGGCGCCTGGATGCGCTTGGCAACCGCCAGGCCGGTGTAAAGCCGCCACCACTTTTCGAGGTCGGCGATGAATTCAGCCGCCGATGGGAAAAGGCGGGCCACCAGGCCGTTTTCGCAGCCGAGTTTCGCTTCAAGTTCGCCGGCTGCATACCAGGCGAGGATGTCTTCGGGAGTCGCCCTGTCCCACCATTCCATGAACGACCGGAAAAGATAGTCATGGTAGGGGTATACCAGCGGGTCGCCCTTGCCCTCGTCCACCGCCTGTTCGGGGGATAGCTCGGCGCTGGGGACAAGGCGGAACACCGACGCCGGGATAACTTCGCAGCCGTAGACGACATCGTTGATGTATCCGGCGACGGCGTAAACCTGATGCTTCCAGAGATCGGCGAGCGCGGCCAGGAAGCCTGCCTGGTCGCCGTAGAGAGTGGCGTAGCCGACGGTAAGCTCGCTCTTGTTGGCGTTGCAGGTGAACCCGCCACCGAAAGCCGCCGCCAGGCCGGCCAGGACACGGGCTGAACGGTCTCGGGCCTGAATGTTCTCGGTCATAAAAGGAGTGACGGTCAGACGGGAACTGCTGCCATCCCGCATGTTTACGATTTCCGTTTGCCTGAACTGATTTACGGTGAAATCGACCGCGTCCTGGATGGGCACTACGGCGTACAGGCAGCCGAGGTTCTTCGCGAGTTCTTCGGCAAGGTTTTTGGTGGTGGCGGAGTTGTAGACGCTGGGAAGATTGACGAGCAGTACATTGCTCGGACCAAGAATGTTGGTGTAGAGAGCGGCGGCAAGGGCCGAGTCGATGCCGCCCGATACGCCGATTACGACCTTTTTCAGCCCGACCTGGTCCAGGAACTTTGCGGTGCCGTAACGGAGCGTCTGGAAGACGATAGGGATCCCCTGGTCGTCGGGAACCGTTGTCACCGGCGCCAGGTTTTCGCCACTTATG is a window of Selenomonadales bacterium 4137-cl DNA encoding:
- a CDS encoding radical SAM protein, with the protein product MYFDNAEGMVFRPPSEANSLILRVTIGCSHNACSFCGMYREVQFRARPDEEVASLIDKASRYWPETRRIFLADGNALVLKTDRLLAILAKLRAAFPKLSRVTCYGGPQDILRKKPDELAALKAAGLQIIYLGVESGDDEVLKKVSKGGTAAEMIAAGRRVLEAGIKLSVMVILGLGGEERTREHALGTARVASAISPTMLSALTLMLHDGTPLRAAADRGDFRPLSPYGLLQELKLMMEHIDVTGPCIFRSNHVSNFLPLAGTLPHDKAQLLTDIDEVLEVFKNKTTPTYNNTGSF
- the nadE gene encoding NAD(+) synthase, giving the protein MIRIALAQMEVVPGRPDLNSAAMLAMIDEARAKKVEIVVFPEMAVPGYLLGDTWEQQAFLRDCEEYGRRIVAASRGLCVMFGNVGLDWAKRGDDGRVRKYNAFFVAQDGELLGGDHFPYPFRIKSLQPNYREFDDSRHFYSLRKLALDLGRQPAELLRPVAVTIGGRKVNIGCILCEDGWSDDYGLKPVSALKNNGAELIVNISSSPFTLGKNNKRNRVFSKEAQENGIPLAYVNNVGLQNNGKTVYTFDGFSTVYDGCGRIVAFCPPFAPAMMTVDLDLDISGENLAPVTTVPDDQGIPIVFQTLRYGTAKFLDQVGLKKVVIGVSGGIDSALAAALYTNILGPSNVLLVNLPSVYNSATTKNLAEELAKNLGCLYAVVPIQDAVDFTVNQFRQTEIVNMRDGSSSRLTVTPFMTENIQARDRSARVLAGLAAAFGGGFTCNANKSELTVGYATLYGDQAGFLAALADLWKHQVYAVAGYINDVVYGCEVIPASVFRLVPSAELSPEQAVDEGKGDPLVYPYHDYLFRSFMEWWDRATPEDILAWYAAGELEAKLGCENGLVARLFPSAAEFIADLEKWWRLYTGLAVAKRIQAPPVLAVSRRAYGFDHREAQNGPHFTAAYHKLKEKLLGATR